A window from Dama dama isolate Ldn47 chromosome 11, ASM3311817v1, whole genome shotgun sequence encodes these proteins:
- the MRPL33 gene encoding large ribosomal subunit protein bL33m has protein sequence MFLSAVTFAKSKSKTILVKMVSQAGTGFSFNTKRSRLWEKLTLLHYDPVVKKKVLFVEQKKIRSL, from the exons ATGTTCCTGTCAGCGGTTACGT TTGCCAAGAGCAAGTCAAA AACAATTCTGGTGAAAATGGTGAGCCAAGCTGGAACAGGTTTTTCTTTCAACACTAAGAGAAGCCGACTATGGGAGAAACTGACTCTACTGCATTATGATCCAGTAG tgaaaaaaaaagtcctctttgtggaacagaaaaaaatacgCTCCCTCTAA